TATGAGCCAGGTTACCTGTGTCGTTGAATGCGAATTTCTGCAATTTGAATCAACGTTGAGTACTGAACAGGAAATTTCTTTGTATCGAATTATTCAAGAATTAGTAAATAATGCGTTGAAGCATGCCAGTGCTTCCAATATTTTAATACAGCTTTCTTCACATAATAAGCGTTTACATATCACAATTGAAGATGATGGCAAGGGTTTTGATATAAAAAGTGTCGATTTGCAGCATGCAGCTGGGATGCATAATGTGCGTTCAAGACTTTCATTTTTAAACGGCGAAATGAAGCTCATATCTGATCACGGCTTGGGTACTACGATAGAGTTGGAAATACCCATGGTTTAACTTTTAGAAAAAATGATTAAAATAGCGATTACAGACGATCACCCTTTGTTGCTTGAAGGATTGAAAAATATTATTAACGCGCATGAAGATTTTGACGTTGTCGGGATGTATTCTAGTGCGACAGAGCTGTCTAAGTCTATCGCGGTAGACATGCCAATGGTCCTGCTCCTCGATATTAATCTACCCGACGCCAACGGGATAGATTTAGTTAAAGGACTGAAAGAGAATAATAATGACCTGAAAATAATCGCATTTAGTGTACACAATGAATTTGCTGTCATCAATAGTATTTTAAAAGAGGGTGCCGATGCCTATTTACAGAAAAATGCAAATGGCGATGAAATACTGACTGCTATTTCAGATGTTATTGCTGGAAAGCGCTATATCTGTGAGAAAACCCGTACTATTTTGAACAAGAAGTCGGAAATAGGGCTGAAGCAGGTGCCAAAATTGACACGTCGTGAAAAAGAAGTGCTCAGTTTCGTAGCGAAAGGTATGACAACTCATCAAATTGCTGACGCTCTCTTTATTAGTTCGCACACGGTCGAAAGTCATCGTAAAAATCTAATGGAGAAGTTTCAAACGAAGAGTGTTACTGCCGCTGTCAAATCTGCCCTTGAATATGGTTTAATTCGAGAATCATACATGGAATGACCAATTCCCTGATTTCAGGGGTGAAAAAGGCGCTATTTGGTTGATATTTTTGATCCTGTTATTTTAAATTTCTTTATAGACTGAATCGATATGATAAAAAAGACAATAGTTTGGACGATAGGGATTGTTATACTTTTGATGATTACCGTATGGGGAATTTATATACTCAGGCAGCATGAGTCATACAAATCATTGGTGCATAAAGACAGTAAAGCATTATTAACGGTATCATTGGATGATATTTTATTGAATCAGTTTTTTAATAAATGGCAGCTATCGCAAAAAGAGCATCTGAATTTCGATAAAAGGCTCAGTAAACTTCAAGATAATGGTATTGACATCAAAGCGAATATTTTTCTTTTTGCATTGGAGGAACAACCAAAAAATTTTTATGCTTTTTTTCAGCTAAAGGATAAACAGCAATTTTTATATTTTCTAAAGGAAGTCATACATGTTGATCCTATTGAAAAGGGCGGGGCGTCTGGGATAAGCTATGCGTATGATCCGACGAATAAAATGGCATTTGTGTGTAGAGGAAATGAATTATTGATTGGTGTGGGTTTTGATCTTGATAAGAAGAAGGAAGAGATGCTTCAGCTTATTCAATCAAAAGGCGATATGGTAACTATTAAACAATTTATCGCCGATCCGAGCACACTTACCGGTCAATCGGTGCGCTACAGTGATTTATCAACTAACAATTATATTGAACTGACATTGAAGGGTGATCAAGTTGATATTTATGGTGATTTTACCTCAAAGAATTGGAACTTTCCGAAAGAGTTCCTTGTCAGGGAACTTGAATCGACAAAATATATTGCAACATCTTGGGTCAACATTCCTACCAATCAACTGAAAAATAAACTAAAACAAGCGTTCGAAGAATTTCCGATGATGACAGATTCTCTCATCACACATTTGGACGGTAATTATATTGATATTGAAATATTAAAAAATAAGGTAACTCAGACTGATACTATCATCAATTATGCGGTTGATGAGAATTTCGAAACGGTCGAAGAGAAAACGCTGTACAATACACACGTTCCAGAGGTGAGGGTTACCATGCGGGGAGATAGTAACCTCAACAAGTTTCTGCCAAATAAGCTGTTCTACCAATGGTTTAAAAAACAAGATAGGGGATTCAGTATGTTGTCGACATCAAGGGACGTATATAGATTAAGTGCGAGTTATAAGCATACTGATGAATTATCTCATGTTGCGATTCATTTGGCTGACTGGCCAAATGAATTTAAGATTACGCCCATTTTAGCACTGAAAGCCATTGCTTCAGATATCATTCTTAGTCTAAAGGTCGTAAACCGGGATCGAATGGTTCTGGAAGGCACTCTAAAGGACTATTCGCATTAAAACATATAAAAGACAAACTTTCTCCACTACTTAATGGTTTGTTGTTGAGATAAAATGTAAAAATATGGATATTAGAACTAAGAGTAGCAGTAAAATAAAAACCTATTGGCGAATTTTGAAAAGTACTGTTGCGGGATTTCTCAATGAGGATTCAATGAAGTACAGTGCGTCTCTATCTTATTATACTGTTTTCTCGATCGGTCCAATATTCGTTCTAATCATTGCTTTGGCTGGAATTTTTTATGGAGAGGATGCCATTGAGGGGAGGGTATTTATGGAGTTACGAGGTTTTGTGGGGAATAGTGCTGCCAAGCAGATTCAGGAGGTTATTCAGAATTTACAATTGTCAGGAAAGTCAAATCTGGCATTGCTGGTGAGTAGTGTTACTTTAGTTTTAGCCGCAACAACAGTTTTTGGGGATATCCAAAATTCCATCAACAAGATTTGGCACGTACGTGCGAAGCCAAAGAAAGGATGGCTAAAGTTAGTTCAGGATAGACTTTTGTCTTCATCATTAGTTATAGGATTGGGATTCTTGCTGGTTGTTACACTTATTATTAATGGGGTGATTTTGACCTTGATGGACCAGCTGCAGCGATATTTTCCAGATATGACAGTGATGTTAGTAAACGGAATCAACTTTGGTTTATCCTTTGGAACTATTTTTCTTTTGTTCAGTGTGATATTTAAGATACTGCCAGATGTCAATATTCATTGGCGAACGGTCCGTGCAGGCGCTTTATTTACTTCCATTTTATTTGTGTTAGGCAGGTACTTAATTGGGGTCTATTTGGAACATTCGGCTACACAAGATACTTATGGTGCAGCGGGCTCGTTTGTATTGATCTTGTTATGGGTTTATTATACAGCCGCTATCCTATACTTTGGCGCAATTTATACCAGAGAATACGCGACTGTAATGGGAATTCCAATAGAGCCTTCACCATACGCTGTTCATGTGGAAATTCAGGAAATTGAAAGAGATGTTGATGAAATTCCTCCAGCTCCACTAACACAAGAAGAACAAACTATAGTGATAGAGGAAGCTCCAAATTATCCCAAAAAATGATAGCTATTGAATTGAAGACCTTCTATATAGACCAAGCAAAATCGGACGAAGCGTATATGCAAGAAACTTTATTCAAATGCTGAAAACTATTTATATCTGCTGTGGTAAAAATGCGAATTCGCGAAAAATAGCAACCAATGTGGTGTCTCCTGCCGGCGGAGAAACCACATTGGTTTTTTACTTTATTACCTTAGGAAGTCAGTCCATTTTTGTTCGGACGCTGCCGAAGCAAGTACAGTCTCCAAAAACTTCATGCCCCGGACACTATCAGTTACGGTCGGGAAGTCAGTCTCTTCTTCTGTAGGAACTTTACCTTGCATGGACGCTAAAAGTGTAGTTGCAAAATTTCTATAGATATTGGCAAATGCTTCAATGTATCCTTCTGGGTGGCCAGCTGGTAAGCGTACATTATGTTGTGCGAGTGGCGAAAGGTATGGTTGTCCGGCTCTAAAGAGCTGTGTCGGCTGATCGACAGGTTTGACGATTAGTGTATTGGCATCTTGTTGGTTCCATTCTAAACCGCCTTCTTCACCATATACTCTAATTTTTAAGGCATTTTCCTCTCCGGCAGCGACCTGCGAGGCAGATAGCACTCCCGTTGCACCGTTTTCAAATCGCAGTAAAATATTGCCGTCGTCTTCCAGTTTTCTCCCGTCGACGAAAGTTTGTAAGTCGGCACACATTTTAGTTATTTTCAGGCCTGAGATATATTCTGCTAAATGTGCCGCGTGGGTTCCGATATCACCCATACATCCGCTTTTCCCGCTTTTTTCTGGATCGGTGCGCCAGAATGCTAGCGAGAGACCGTTTTCGATAAGTTTACTGAGCCAACCTTGTGGGTATTCGACCATAATCTTTCTGATTGGACCTAGTCGACCTTCTTTCACCAGTTGACGGGCCTGTTTCACCATAGGATAAGCAGAGTATGTATATGTCACACAAAGGGTTAATCCGGTTTCTTCTACTTTCTCTTGAAGTAAACGCGCTTGTTCAAGTGTGAGAGTCATGGGTTTTTCAAGGACGACATGAAAGCCATGGTCTAAAGCCATCATCGCCGGTTCGAAATGAGCAAAATTAGGGGTGACGATGCTGACGAAGTCCATACGTTCTTGCGCCGGGCGCTTACTTTCTTCTAAGATCATTTCCTGATAACTCCCATAACTTCTGTCTTTTGGAAGTCCTAAAAGTAATCCAGATTCTTTGGCAACAATAGGGTCAGCGCTTAGTGCTCCGCAACATAATTCAATATGGCCGTCGATTCCGGCAGCCATACGGTGAACAGCACCTATAAAAGCATTCTTTCCTCCGCCTATCATACCCATTTTAAGTTTTTTAGTGCTCATAAAGTTAATTTTATAATGATGAGATCTTCTGTTTTACAAACCCAATAGTTTGCGATTGAGGTTATCGTTGGTTTCTACTGCAGCGAAATTATCGAATGCCTTATCGGTAACCCGTATGATATAGTCTTTAATATGCAGGGCACCTTCCCGAGCACCATCTTCAGCATTTTTAAATGCACACTCCCATTCGAGTACCGCCCAACCTTTAAAATCATACTGTGTAAGTTTGGTAAAGATGGCTTTAAAGTCCACTTGTCCATCGCCAATTGATCTAAATCGACCAGCTCTAGCTTGCCAGTTTTGGTAGCCACCATAAACACCCTGACGGCCGGAAGGTGTAAATTCAGCATCTTTAACATGAAACATCTTAATTCGCTCGTGATAAATGTCAATAAATTCGAGGTAATCGAGGCATTGAAGGACAAAATGGGAGGGATCATAAAGGATGTTTGCCCGTTTGTGATTATTGACATTTTCGAGAAACAGGTCGAAAGTAGCACCATCGTGGAGGTCCTCGCCCGGATGTAATTCATAACAGAGATCAACATCATATTGCTCGCATTCATCGAGTATGGGTAACCATAGTTTAGCAAGTTCCGCAAATCCTGTTTCAATCAAGTTGGCTGGCCGTTGTGGCCAAGGGTATATAAATGGCCACAATAATGCGCCACTAAAGGTTGCTAATGCTTTCAGTCCAAGATTGTGCGAGGCCTGTACGGCATATTTTAATTGTTGTATGGCCCACTGTTGCCGTGCTGCGGGATCTTTATGTACGTACTGTGGTGCGAAGGCGTCAAATAGATCATCAAAACTTGGGTTTACAGCAATTAGTTGTCCTTGGAGATGGGTTGAGAGCTCGGTGATTTCCAATCCATAGGACTGTACTTTAGCTTTTAAGCCGAGTGCATAGCTTTTGTCGCATGCCGCTTTTTCTAGATCAATAAAACGGGAATCTAAAGTTGGCAACTGAATGCCTTTATAGCCGAGCGCTGAGGCCCATTGGCAGATATTTTCTAAGGAATTAAACGGAGGTTCATCGCCGATAAATTGTGCGAGAAAGATGGCAGGACCTTTAATTGTTGTCATATTTATTACGTTTTAAAAAGACCATATTTCAGACTGAAAAGATTTATATTCCGATTAGTCTGAAGCAATGATTTGGTCTCTGGTTTATACTGTTATAATCTGGTTATTCAAGTTACGAACTTGCCTTATACAATATTACAAAAATTTGCAACCGGTTGCAATTAAATCAAAAAAAAAGCTTAAACTTGTTTAGGGGATGTATTCTACTTCGGTGTAGAGGTGGATAAGCCCTAGGTGCAGGGTAAGTTTATGGACAAACTTTGCCATGTTTTATGTTGGAAAATAACTTATTTTCATAAGGGAGTTTTGCAACAATTAATAACCAATTAAACCAACTACAACTACATGACTAACAATGTATATGATGCTATTGTCGTCGGGTCTGGAATCACTGGTGGCTGGGCAGCGAAGGAACTAACAGAGCGGGGACTTAAAACCATTATGTTAGAAAGAGGACGCAATATTGAACATATTAAAGATTATCCATCCCCCAACAAAGATCCATGGGATTTTCCGCATGGTGGACGTGTACCGTTGGATATTGCGCAACACTATTTACCATTTGGAATTAAAAATCAATGGATAAACGAAGGAAATATTGATTTCTGGACTAACGAAACTGAAAGTCCATATAAGGAAATAAAACCCTTTAATTGGTTCAGAGGTTATCACGTTGGTGGGCGTTCGCTTATGTGGGGGCGGCAGAGTTATCGTTTGTCAGATATTGATTTTGAGGCTAATAGCAAAGATGGTTACGGTATAGATTGGCCTGTACGTTATCGGGAGATAGCGCCCTGGTACAGTTACGTTGAAAAGTTTGCCGGAATCTCTGGTAATAAAGACGGATTAGCGGTGTTGCCAGACGGTGACTTTATGCCGCCGATGGAAATGAATGTTGTAGAAAAGGATCTTGCTGCACGACTAAAATTGCGTTACCAGGGCAAGCGGCATTTTATCATTGGCCGGGTTGCCAATATAACAGTTCCGCATCATAACCGCATCAATTGCCAATACCAAAATAAATGCTGGCTGGGCTGTAATTTTGGCGCTTACTTTAGCACACAATCTGCCACATTACCTGCTGCGATGAAGACAGGAAAGTTGACGTTACGTCCGTTTTCCATTGTAAAGAATATTATCTATGATCCTGATACGCAGCGAGCTAAAGGAGTTGAAATAGTTGATGCAGAAACGAATCAGACGTATGAATATTTTGCCAAAATTGTTTTTGTTTGTGCGTCGACGTTAAATTCCACCTGGTTATTAATGAATTCCGCTACTGATATATGGGAAAATGGTCTCGGTAGTAGCAGCGGGGAGCTGGGGCATAATTTAATGGATCACATGTTAAATAGTGGTGCCGGCGGAACTGTAGAGGGATTTGAAGATAAATATATTTTTGGACGAAGGGCTAATGGATTATATGTTCCGCGATTCGTTAATGTTCCCGGAGATAATAAGAAGCGAGATTATGTCCGTGGTTTTGGCTATCAGGGCGGTGCTTCACGGCCACAATGGACAGGAGAGGTCGACAATATGAGCGTGGGCGGGGCCTGGAAAGATGCTATTACTGAGCCCGGCGGCTGGAAAATTGGATTCACTGCTTTCGGGGAAATACTGCCATACCACGATAATAGCGTGGTATTGGATTCGTCTATTCGCGATAAATGGGGACTTCCTGTATTAGCAATAGATGCAGCGATCAAGGAGAACGAGCGGAAGATAAGACGTGATGCCAGTAATGAAATGGTGGAAATGTTAACATCAATTGGTGTCAAAGATGTAAAGACCTACGATAATGGGTTCAGTATGGGGCAGGGAATTCACGAAATGGGCACAGCACGAATGGGCAACGATCCAAAAACATCGGTGGTGAACAAATTTAATCAAGTATGGGACGCAAAAAATGTTTTTGTGACAGATGGGGCATTTATGACTTCTTCATCGTGTGTGAATCCATCACTAACGTATATGGCATTTACCGCAAGGGCGGTAGATTTTGCGGTAAATGAGCTAAAAAAAGGTAATCTTTAATATGTTAAAATTTTATCGATGGCGTTGCCCTAATTGACTGCGGGATCAATTAGGGAAGTGGTTAAACTCATAAATTTCAAAAGATTTTTATTATCAAAGATTAGCGTGGTAAAATGCGCTCCCGTTTTCATGGTCAGGCTAGTACCACCAGGGTAAGCGCTTCCATCATCAAGCTTCTTCTGTTTGACTTCGTGACGACTGAATTTTGAGAGCGCGTCCTTTAGGGTTGTTTTATTCATTGCTAGATCGAAAGGTAGCCCCTCGACAACCAAAAACTTATCTTCAGGAATATCAAAAAAAAGTTCATTAACAGTTTTGTCATCGCCGTAATTGCTATACAGTTCTAAACCAGATTCCGTGATCCATTTTGCATATTTTTCCGCATTGGCGTCTTCATAAAAGTCCGTTTTGACATGCAACGCCGCCGCAATCTTATCCACTGTCTGCGGAAATATAAATTCTCGATTTTTATTTAACATTGCCCTTAGATCCACTTTGTTTTGGGCAAAAGCAGTTGTCGCAAGCAGTAGAAGAATTATGTTTAATGCGAAGCCTTTTATTTTTATCATCATCTTGTTGTGTATTTGAAGTTTTGTATTCCAATGTAATTAAAATAATCAAAAGGATAAAAATACACAATAGTATACTATATCTTTTTTTTTAACATCCACTAAACGTTCACCTATGGGCATTCAGATCGCTAAGGAGATTGTATTCTATTATTTTAATGTAACCCCAAAAGTGAATATAGTTGGTCTTTCTTATTGCTGGCGATAGGAATAATTTTTCCATTCGAAAGCTGAACGATATTTCCATTTAACGACTGAATATAATCCGTATTGACGATAAATGCTCTGTGAATTCGAAAGAAACTGGAGTTGTGTAAAATTTCTTCCATGGCTTTCAAGGTAGATAATGTCTGGTTCGTACCGTTAAGCGTGACCATGGTCAAGTAATTGCCCTGAGCCTCGATATAAACAATATCCTTCAGCATTAATCTGATAAACTTGCTTTCACTTTTTATGAAAATGCGTTCTGTTTTTATAGGATTGTTTTTTAGCTTTTTAAGCGTATCAAGTTGTTCCTTTGCTCTATTTACAGCTTTTAAAAACCGATCGAAACGAACGGGTTTAATGAGGTAATCCGCGGCGCCTTTTTCAAATCCGTCAATGGCAAAATGCCGGTGTGCTGTGATAAAAATAAAGATGGGTTGCTGCGCTAGACTTTCCAATAGGTCTAAGCCGGTCAACTTGGGCATTTCAATATCACTAAACACCAAATCAATGGGATTATCTTGCAAGAAGGTCATGGCCTCGATTGGCTTTCCGAATGTTTTTCTCAGTTCCAGAAAGGGTATTTGATTGACGAAATCTGTAATGAGTTCAATTCCTAAAGGCTCGTCGTCGATGACGATGCAGCTATACTTTTCAATCATGCTGTAATGTGATATTTAATACAACTTTAAATTCTCCGCCAGTATCTGTTATTTGGAGATCGCTCTTTGTCGGATAAATGAGATGGAGACGTTTTCTTAAATTTTTAATACCGATACCTTTAGACGGAGCTATTTTTGTGCTATCTAAATTATCATAGTCATTTTTAATTTCAAAAATAAATTGATCTTGGGAAATGCTAATAAAAAGTTGGACAAATGAGTCCTCTTCATTTTTAAGTCCGTATTTAAAAGCGTTTTCGATTAGATTAAATGTCAATAACGGTGCAATTGTGAGGTAAGCAGCATGCTCTCGGCCTTCGATTTTCAATTCAATTTTATAGGTTTTTGGATGTCGCATTTTTTCCAAAGAAAAGTAATTCTCAATAAAATCGAGCTCTTTCCCTAAGGAGACATATTCTGTATCCGAGTCATATAACGTATATCCCATTATTTCGGATAAATTTAAAACAACCTCTGGCGCTGTTGGATCTTTTTTCATGGTCAAACGATAGAGATTATTTAGCGTATTGAATAGAAAATGTGGATTAAGTTGAGCCTTTAGAAAGTCTTTTTCTACTTGGATGTTTTCTAGTGACAGTTTTAACTTCTGCTCTTGAATTCGCATCCTGTCTTTGTTTAATCTCCTCATATCAATTAATATTTTGGTGAAAAAAAAAGGAGACATCGAATAGATGGCAGATAATGCATTCAATGCAATCACCTTGATACTTAAAACAGACCACAGATTTGGAATAAAGTTTTTCTCTTTGCCCATTAATGGGTATAGATTTGATAGGTCATAATCATATCTGTAGGCTAGTACATAAAAAAGATTATTGATAAATAACCAAATAAAAATACATACAGGTGATGCTATAAACGGTAATATCCATAAGTTTGAATTTCGCGCATAGGGTATGATGCAATAGAAAAAGAGATAGAATACCACAAGTGATGAAGCTAAAACGCGGAGCGATAAAAACAAGGATTGGTTCGTCGGGATTCTCAACACATAGTAGTAGTTGCAGAATAGAAGTACCGTAAATATCGACCACATACCAAAATGCAGTATGATGCGCACACTAGGTGTATACAATGTTTTAACGTCCTTTGTTGTGACGAATGGATCTACCTTGGCGATAAATTTGGCAAGCTTATACTTTTTCATAGACCATTATTTATTTTAATTTAGCAGACCGTTGCGCTGCAAAGATAAAAATTGTTAACATTTATAGTCTTCCGTTTTCCTCCATATTACTAGATTCCATTTTTTTCGCCTTAAACGCCGTGCCCTTTTTGAAATTATATATTAAGGAGATGGAGCAAACGCGTGATTGTTCTTGATGACTTATCCAAATTTTAGTGTCGTCGAAATAACTTGTTGCCGTATAGTTATTCGTATAAAATATATCACTGATGCTCGCCTTAGCTACTAATTTATCTTTAATGAATTTTTTCTGGATTCCTAAATCGACCGACCCTATGGCCTTAGTTACAATATTTCCGATTAACATTTGAGGTGTATAGAATGCATTTATATTCATACTATAGCCTTTACCACAGGTTATTTCCTGTTCCGTCTGTACAAGGAAAGAGGCTTTTTTTATATTAAAGTTTGGAGAAGCGGAACGGGTATTTGTGAACAGAACGGTATTCGTGCTTGACCAGAAGGAAAAGAAGTTTACAGGCACGCTGATGGTAGCGGTCCATACCTTTTGGGTACCAACGTTGTCTTTAATGACGGTCAACAGCTCTTCTTGTGCCTGGTTGCGTATGATTTGTGATATGGCGTTTTTTGTCTGTGAATAATTTAATGCGCTATAGTATTTTTCCTTCCACAGCCCCCCAATTTCTATTGAATTTGTAAATTGGGGTATCAAATAGGGATTTCCTGTCTGCACGGAATAATTATCGATATAATATTTATATGGATTTAAATCGAAGTATGAAGGACGTCTAATTCTTCTATTGTAGGAAAAAGTAAGGTAATTGCTTCCTTCCATATTTAGATCTTTCTTTAAAAAGATGCTTGGAAACCAATTGAAATAATGTTGTGAAAGATCTGCCTGCTGTGCTCCCCAAAGTCGCCCCTGAACGATGGATTTCTCTCCTCTAAGCCCGAATTGATAATCAATTTTTGCCCATTTTCCTGCGTAATTTGCATATGTCGCATAAATTCTTTCTTTATAAGCGAATTCGAAATCCAGCGCTGGACTTGGTGTCCAATGTTGATCGAAGACCTGATAATTATTGGTGTTTATGATATCTGTCGCTGTAGACTTTAAACCAATAGACAAATTGTTTCCCTTTTTTACGATCCAGTTGTATTTTGCTTCGCCCGTAAATATTTTTGCTGTACTTGGATAATCCAATCTGAACAACGTATCGCTCATTACGCTACCCGTTGTATTCCAATCCGTGGTGCTGCTGATACTATTTCCAGTTCGTTTATTATGCGTGTAATCGGCGATTATAGTAACTTTAGAGTGCAAACTGTCTGTTTCCCTTGCATAATTTAATCCAAGGTTTTGATAATTGGATTTCGATTCGGAAGGAAAGCTGCCCGCCGAAATGATATTTTTAGCTGGATCTTGGTAGTTCACGGTCGCATGGGCAACGGAGGGACCAGTAAAATTACTGTATTGGCTCGTGTAGGCTAATCCGAAAGATTCCTTCTTTGAACGATCGTATGTCACGGCTGTTCTTATCCGGCTATTGCTGTTTGTTTGTGTATTGTCTGTTGTTTGACTATATAAACCATTATTGGGAAAATTTCTCTGTTGTTTTAGTTCTTCATAGGATTTAGCGTGAGTGTAGGCATAGCTTGCCGTTAAACCAATTTTGCCCTTTCGATAATTTAAAGCGGTGTAAGGATTGTATGCGGCATATTTTCCGAGGCCTATTCCATAGTCATTGCCGATATAACCATTGATTCCTTGCTTATCATTTTTCTTAAAAATAATATTAATTATGCCCCCACTGCCTTCTGCATCAAATTCCGCTGAGGGATGCGCCATAATTTCAATGCTTTGGATCTCACTGGAACGTAATGACTGAAGGTAATTCTTAAGATCACTTCCTGCGAGATTAATACTTTTTCCGTCTACCAGAATGCGTGTGCCCATTATCCCGTTAATTGAAATTTGGCCGTTATTGACAAACACTCCTGGTGCTATTTGAAGTAAATCTAAGGCTGACTTTCCAACAGCATTGGCTGTTTGTCCAACATGCATGATGAGACGGTCGATTTTTCGCTGTATGATCGGTCTGCGATTATTTACCGTCACTTCATCCAAAACGAGGTCAGTTAAGCGTGATTTGGGAACGACCAATGCCATGGTTTCATTCGATTCTTTGATATCGATTTTTTGCTGCGTTTTCAATACTTTTTCAATAAGAACTGAAGCGAGGTAAGTTCCTTTTTCGTAGATGAGCAACTGAAAGTTCCCGTACTCATCAGTTATTTTCACTATTGATGTATCTTTCATCGCATGTAATGGCTGAAAAGAAACGGTGGCGTAGGGGACTGGACTTCCAGATTGATCGGAAACCTTTCCGATGACTGTGCTTTGAGCGAATAGCAAACTGTTAGTAAAAAATATGATCAGAGTGACTACTATTAATTTGTTCATAAGTTTCGAATAATTACCCAAAGCTATATTCGACGATGTTTTTATTCAATTTTTTGGGATATATGTTGGTTTTTTGGGGATGAAAGGAGTAAATTTA
The genomic region above belongs to Sphingobacterium zeae and contains:
- a CDS encoding response regulator; the encoded protein is MIKIAITDDHPLLLEGLKNIINAHEDFDVVGMYSSATELSKSIAVDMPMVLLLDINLPDANGIDLVKGLKENNNDLKIIAFSVHNEFAVINSILKEGADAYLQKNANGDEILTAISDVIAGKRYICEKTRTILNKKSEIGLKQVPKLTRREKEVLSFVAKGMTTHQIADALFISSHTVESHRKNLMEKFQTKSVTAAVKSALEYGLIRESYME
- a CDS encoding YihY/virulence factor BrkB family protein, encoding MDIRTKSSSKIKTYWRILKSTVAGFLNEDSMKYSASLSYYTVFSIGPIFVLIIALAGIFYGEDAIEGRVFMELRGFVGNSAAKQIQEVIQNLQLSGKSNLALLVSSVTLVLAATTVFGDIQNSINKIWHVRAKPKKGWLKLVQDRLLSSSLVIGLGFLLVVTLIINGVILTLMDQLQRYFPDMTVMLVNGINFGLSFGTIFLLFSVIFKILPDVNIHWRTVRAGALFTSILFVLGRYLIGVYLEHSATQDTYGAAGSFVLILLWVYYTAAILYFGAIYTREYATVMGIPIEPSPYAVHVEIQEIERDVDEIPPAPLTQEEQTIVIEEAPNYPKK
- a CDS encoding Gfo/Idh/MocA family protein — translated: MSTKKLKMGMIGGGKNAFIGAVHRMAAGIDGHIELCCGALSADPIVAKESGLLLGLPKDRSYGSYQEMILEESKRPAQERMDFVSIVTPNFAHFEPAMMALDHGFHVVLEKPMTLTLEQARLLQEKVEETGLTLCVTYTYSAYPMVKQARQLVKEGRLGPIRKIMVEYPQGWLSKLIENGLSLAFWRTDPEKSGKSGCMGDIGTHAAHLAEYISGLKITKMCADLQTFVDGRKLEDDGNILLRFENGATGVLSASQVAAGEENALKIRVYGEEGGLEWNQQDANTLIVKPVDQPTQLFRAGQPYLSPLAQHNVRLPAGHPEGYIEAFANIYRNFATTLLASMQGKVPTEEETDFPTVTDSVRGMKFLETVLASAASEQKWTDFLR
- a CDS encoding sugar phosphate isomerase/epimerase family protein, whose product is MTTIKGPAIFLAQFIGDEPPFNSLENICQWASALGYKGIQLPTLDSRFIDLEKAACDKSYALGLKAKVQSYGLEITELSTHLQGQLIAVNPSFDDLFDAFAPQYVHKDPAARQQWAIQQLKYAVQASHNLGLKALATFSGALLWPFIYPWPQRPANLIETGFAELAKLWLPILDECEQYDVDLCYELHPGEDLHDGATFDLFLENVNNHKRANILYDPSHFVLQCLDYLEFIDIYHERIKMFHVKDAEFTPSGRQGVYGGYQNWQARAGRFRSIGDGQVDFKAIFTKLTQYDFKGWAVLEWECAFKNAEDGAREGALHIKDYIIRVTDKAFDNFAAVETNDNLNRKLLGL
- a CDS encoding GMC oxidoreductase; translation: MTNNVYDAIVVGSGITGGWAAKELTERGLKTIMLERGRNIEHIKDYPSPNKDPWDFPHGGRVPLDIAQHYLPFGIKNQWINEGNIDFWTNETESPYKEIKPFNWFRGYHVGGRSLMWGRQSYRLSDIDFEANSKDGYGIDWPVRYREIAPWYSYVEKFAGISGNKDGLAVLPDGDFMPPMEMNVVEKDLAARLKLRYQGKRHFIIGRVANITVPHHNRINCQYQNKCWLGCNFGAYFSTQSATLPAAMKTGKLTLRPFSIVKNIIYDPDTQRAKGVEIVDAETNQTYEYFAKIVFVCASTLNSTWLLMNSATDIWENGLGSSSGELGHNLMDHMLNSGAGGTVEGFEDKYIFGRRANGLYVPRFVNVPGDNKKRDYVRGFGYQGGASRPQWTGEVDNMSVGGAWKDAITEPGGWKIGFTAFGEILPYHDNSVVLDSSIRDKWGLPVLAIDAAIKENERKIRRDASNEMVEMLTSIGVKDVKTYDNGFSMGQGIHEMGTARMGNDPKTSVVNKFNQVWDAKNVFVTDGAFMTSSSCVNPSLTYMAFTARAVDFAVNELKKGNL
- a CDS encoding LytR/AlgR family response regulator transcription factor, translating into MIEKYSCIVIDDEPLGIELITDFVNQIPFLELRKTFGKPIEAMTFLQDNPIDLVFSDIEMPKLTGLDLLESLAQQPIFIFITAHRHFAIDGFEKGAADYLIKPVRFDRFLKAVNRAKEQLDTLKKLKNNPIKTERIFIKSESKFIRLMLKDIVYIEAQGNYLTMVTLNGTNQTLSTLKAMEEILHNSSFFRIHRAFIVNTDYIQSLNGNIVQLSNGKIIPIASNKKDQLYSLLGLH
- a CDS encoding sensor histidine kinase translates to MKKYKLAKFIAKVDPFVTTKDVKTLYTPSVRIILHFGMWSIFTVLLFCNYYYVLRIPTNQSLFLSLRVLASSLVVFYLFFYCIIPYARNSNLWILPFIASPVCIFIWLFINNLFYVLAYRYDYDLSNLYPLMGKEKNFIPNLWSVLSIKVIALNALSAIYSMSPFFFTKILIDMRRLNKDRMRIQEQKLKLSLENIQVEKDFLKAQLNPHFLFNTLNNLYRLTMKKDPTAPEVVLNLSEIMGYTLYDSDTEYVSLGKELDFIENYFSLEKMRHPKTYKIELKIEGREHAAYLTIAPLLTFNLIENAFKYGLKNEEDSFVQLFISISQDQFIFEIKNDYDNLDSTKIAPSKGIGIKNLRKRLHLIYPTKSDLQITDTGGEFKVVLNITLQHD